One stretch of Punica granatum isolate Tunisia-2019 chromosome 5, ASM765513v2, whole genome shotgun sequence DNA includes these proteins:
- the LOC116207047 gene encoding uncharacterized protein LOC116207047 yields MAKVRDEENPPSLQENAYRAGSKNTFQFSNTKKAPLSYGNCKTGRSIIDRIIDYKFEWKSLRISCKDWINNPLKLVLLLWIACVGISGAVLFLVMSGMLNRALPRKPQRDAWFEINNQILNALFTLMCLYQHPRRIHHLVLLLRWRAQDASELRKVYCKNGSQKPRERSHVAVVILLLHVNCFAQYALCSLNLVYDHLNRPIIGVIMGLSIAIAAPGIAAIYSILSPLGKEYDVGNNEERINKLRDKHGTIEYEPKWRGGLLDLRDDPGITFLSIFCGFCLFGWNMERLGLGNKYVHIANFTLFLVAPFWIFSLAAMHLENETVREFIRFSGIILSVFGLCYGGFWRIQMRERFNLPTDHPCCGKPGILDCAKWLFCCWCALAQEVRTSNFYDIIEDKFCRKQLGSHPKDAILEPPHPLTIELRGSLEHNL; encoded by the coding sequence ATGGCCAAAGTTCGGGATGAAGAAAATCCACCGAGTTTGCAGGAAAATGCTTATCGGGCTGGAAGCAAGAATACCTTTCAGTTTTCTAACACAAAGAAGGCACCGCTAAGTTATGGAAATTGCAAGACGGGAAGGTCAATAATCGATAGAATCATTGATTACAAGTTCGAGTGGAAATCCTTACGGATATCATGCAAGGATTGGATCAACAACCCTCTAAAGCTTGTCCTCCTTCTATGGATAGCTTGTGTTGGGATATCCGGGGCAGTTCTCTTCCTCGTAATGTCTGGCATGCTGAACCGTGCGCTCCCAAGGAAGCCACAGAGAGATGCGTGGTTCGAGATTAACAACCAGATCCTCAATGCACTCTTCACTCTCATGTGCCTGTACCAGCACCCTAGAAGGATCCACCACCTCGTACTCCTCCTTCGGTGGAGAGCACAGGACGCTTCCGAGCTCAGGAAAGTGTACTGCAAGAACGGGTCACAGAAACCCCGGGAGCGTTCCCACGTGGCAGTTGTGATTCTATTGCTCCACGTGAACTGCTTTGCTCAGTATGCCCTGTGCAGCCTCAACTTGGTGTACGACCACCTGAACCGTCCCATTATAGGTGTCATCATGGGCCTCTCCATTGCAATCGCCGCTCCTGGGATAGCAGCGATCTATTCCATCCTCAGTCCTCTTGGGAAAGAGTATGATGTTGGAAACAATGAGGAACGTATAAACAAGTTGAGAGACAAACACGGGACTATTGAGTATGAACCAAAATGGAGAGGGGGCCTATTGGATTTAAGGGATGATCCTGGCATAACTTTCCTATCTATCTTCTGTGGATTCTGCCTGTTTGGGTGGAATATGGAGAGGCTTGGGCTCGGGAACAAGTACGTTCACATTGCCAATTTTACTCTCTTCCTCGTAGCTCCCTTTTGGATCTTCAGCCTTGCTGCAATGCATCTCGAGAATGAGACCGTGAGGGAGTTCATCAGGTTTTCTGGGATCATCCTCAGTGTTTTTGGTCTGTGCTATGGCGGTTTCTGGAGGATACAAATGAGGGAGAGATTCAACTTGCCTACGGATCATCCGTGTTGCGGGAAACCCGGGATCCTGGACTGTGCAAAATGGCTCTTTTGCTGCTGGTGTGCTTTGGCTCAGGAAGTTCGAACGAGTAATTTCTATGATATAATCGAAGACAAGTTCTGCAGGAAGCAATTAGGCAGTCACCCTAAGGATGCCATATTGGAGCCCCCTCACCCTCTAACAATCGAGCTGCGTGGTTCTCTCGAGCATAACCTATGA